In a genomic window of Deinococcus aquiradiocola:
- a CDS encoding 4a-hydroxytetrahydrobiopterin dehydratase, with the protein MTEAEQGTPATKADTASPSTAGAPDARAVLSAEQLRTRMPSGWQGDTAAIWREWTFDTYLDGVQFAERVAQQAESVQHHPDLLITFRRVRVTYSTHDAGGVTALDVSEAASIRELR; encoded by the coding sequence ATGACCGAAGCCGAGCAGGGAACGCCCGCCACGAAGGCCGACACCGCCAGCCCGTCCACGGCCGGGGCGCCGGACGCGCGGGCCGTGCTGAGTGCCGAGCAGCTGCGGACGCGCATGCCGTCCGGCTGGCAGGGCGACACGGCCGCCATCTGGCGCGAGTGGACCTTCGACACGTACCTGGACGGCGTGCAGTTCGCGGAGCGGGTGGCGCAGCAGGCGGAGTCGGTGCAGCACCACCCGGACCTGCTGATCACGTTCCGGCGGGTGCGGGTGACGTACAGCACCCACGATGCGGGCGGCGTGACGGCGCTCGACGTGTCCGAGGCGGCGTCCATCCGCGAGCTGCGCTGA
- a CDS encoding META and DUF4377 domain-containing protein, translated as MKRLLKVMGVPGAGIVSAALLLGVAGAQGTGSGTAGPGGVPVNGMVWELQVLTDHGGAVTLPAGIRNPSVQFAASSASGSAGCNTFRGGYASRGDVLRFGPLATTRMSCPPNLMTLESRYLNLLKDTTRFGVSGSVLTLYAGTQGKLVFRLRSGAKPAQPPVTQPVPVKPVPVKPPVAPVPGQGNAVRDGVTGVTWTLVSVNGSAVRTARPVTFRVQGARVTGTDGCNSFGGPGKVAVSGPGSGTVLATGPLVSTEMACLPDAGGVPSLPGLLQSGAAYRVSGGTLTLSTADATLTFTDAQPGGATPPTGTTAPATTLPATDLPDARTPFDTVTPTGLGPDEDLFIVGDRRVPCQGVGAGECLLVKHPGETAWSVFHGNIEGFAFQGGVTSLLKLSVQRVAVPAADGSNVRYRLVQVVRTFTPR; from the coding sequence ATGAAAAGACTGCTGAAGGTGATGGGCGTGCCGGGGGCCGGCATCGTGAGCGCGGCGCTGCTGCTGGGCGTGGCGGGCGCGCAGGGCACGGGGAGCGGCACGGCGGGGCCGGGTGGAGTGCCGGTGAACGGCATGGTGTGGGAGCTGCAGGTCCTGACGGATCACGGGGGGGCGGTGACGCTGCCTGCAGGGATCAGGAATCCCAGCGTGCAGTTCGCGGCGAGTTCCGCGAGCGGCAGCGCGGGCTGCAACACCTTCCGGGGCGGGTACGCGTCGCGGGGCGACGTGCTGCGCTTCGGGCCGCTCGCCACGACGCGCATGAGCTGCCCGCCGAACCTGATGACGCTGGAGTCCCGGTACCTGAACCTGCTGAAGGACACGACGCGCTTCGGCGTGTCGGGCAGCGTGCTGACGCTGTACGCGGGCACGCAGGGCAAGCTGGTGTTCCGGCTGCGCAGCGGCGCGAAACCCGCCCAACCCCCGGTGACTCAGCCAGTCCCCGTCAAACCTGTGCCCGTGAAGCCGCCGGTCGCTCCGGTGCCCGGCCAGGGCAACGCCGTCCGTGATGGGGTGACGGGCGTGACGTGGACGCTCGTGAGCGTGAACGGCAGCGCGGTCCGGACGGCGCGCCCCGTCACGTTCCGGGTGCAGGGCGCGCGCGTGACCGGCACGGACGGCTGCAACAGCTTCGGCGGTCCCGGCAAGGTGGCGGTGAGCGGGCCGGGCAGCGGCACCGTCCTGGCGACCGGTCCCCTCGTCAGCACCGAGATGGCGTGCCTGCCGGACGCGGGCGGCGTGCCTTCGCTGCCGGGCCTGCTGCAGAGCGGCGCCGCGTACCGCGTGTCGGGCGGCACGCTTACCCTGAGCACCGCGGACGCCACCCTGACCTTTACGGACGCCCAGCCGGGCGGGGCCACACCGCCCACCGGCACGACCGCGCCCGCCACCACGCTGCCCGCGACAGACCTGCCGGACGCGCGCACGCCCTTCGACACCGTCACGCCCACCGGCCTGGGGCCGGACGAGGACCTGTTCATCGTGGGTGACCGGCGCGTCCCCTGCCAGGGCGTCGGGGCGGGCGAATGCCTGCTCGTCAAGCACCCCGGCGAGACGGCCTGGAGCGTCTTTCACGGGAACATCGAGGGCTTCGCGTTCCAGGGGGGCGTGACGAGCCTGCTGAAGCTCAGCGTGCAGCGCGTCGCCGTGCCCGCAGCAGACGGCAGCAACGTCCGCTACCGGCTGGTGCAGGTCGTGCGGACCTTCACGCCCCGCTGA
- the ftsY gene encoding signal recognition particle-docking protein FtsY yields MSWLDRLRDGLSKTRKQLNESAGILGTDLKDVFTTRIETLEDLEYALIAADVGREATEEILEDVKASNKPKLQEALMDAMTLQLEPDLRRAQFRKLGFTPDARRGSVEPQGKVIMVIGVNGVGKTTTIAKLGQYYQGRGKRVMFAAGDTFRAAAGAQLGVWGERLGIPVVQGPDGGDPAAVAHDGATVRKARGFDLLFVDTAGRLHNKHNLMEELKKVKRVIDKADPGEPAEVWLVLDAVTGQNGLQQAKKFHESIGLTGVIVTKLDGTSKGGIVVPIVRELGVPIKFIGVGESADDLQPFDSREFVQALFDVDLPQDR; encoded by the coding sequence ATGTCATGGCTAGACCGCCTGCGCGACGGGCTGAGTAAGACCCGCAAACAACTCAACGAATCGGCCGGGATTCTCGGAACCGACCTGAAAGACGTGTTCACCACCCGCATCGAGACGCTCGAAGACCTCGAGTACGCCCTCATCGCGGCCGACGTGGGCCGCGAGGCGACCGAGGAGATCCTCGAGGACGTCAAGGCCAGCAACAAACCCAAACTGCAGGAGGCGCTCATGGACGCCATGACCCTGCAGCTCGAACCCGACCTGCGCCGCGCGCAGTTCCGCAAGCTGGGCTTCACGCCCGACGCGCGTCGCGGCAGCGTGGAACCGCAGGGCAAGGTCATCATGGTGATCGGCGTGAACGGCGTCGGCAAGACCACCACCATCGCCAAGCTCGGCCAGTACTACCAGGGGCGCGGCAAACGCGTGATGTTCGCGGCCGGCGACACCTTCCGCGCGGCGGCGGGCGCGCAGCTGGGCGTGTGGGGCGAACGGCTCGGCATTCCGGTCGTGCAGGGTCCGGACGGGGGCGACCCGGCCGCCGTGGCGCACGACGGCGCCACCGTGCGCAAGGCGCGCGGCTTCGACCTGCTGTTCGTGGATACGGCGGGCCGCCTGCACAACAAGCACAACCTGATGGAAGAGCTGAAGAAGGTCAAACGCGTCATCGACAAGGCCGACCCCGGCGAGCCCGCCGAGGTGTGGCTGGTCCTCGACGCCGTGACCGGCCAGAACGGCCTGCAGCAGGCCAAGAAATTCCACGAGAGCATCGGCCTGACGGGCGTCATCGTCACGAAACTCGACGGGACCTCCAAGGGCGGCATCGTCGTGCCGATCGTGCGGGAACTGGGCGTGCCCATCAAGTTCATCGGGGTGGGGGAGAGCGCCGACGACCTCCAGCCCTTCGACAGCCGCGAGTTCGTGCAGGCCCTCTTCGACGTGGACCTCCCCCAGGACCGCTGA
- the gltX gene encoding glutamate--tRNA ligase yields MTVTTRIAPSPTGDPHVGTAYQALFNSVFAAQNGGKFIVRIEDTDRNRYNAQSEGRILDMLDWLGIHPDASPRNEDSLGPYTQSLRADLHRQYAMQLLDAGKAYRAFDTPEELDERRRAAEARKDSYLGYDRRDRALTREESDARAGAGEAFVIRLASPLEGQTVVRDRLRGDVTFQNAELDDKVLLKRDGFPTYHLAAMVDDHLMGVTHVIRAEEWLTSTPTHIHILEGLGWAQPEWIHTPWLLSAGGKKYSKRRGDPSVEDFRRMGILPQALLNYLGMMGWTMPDGEEVFGVQDMVRHFSWERVSLGGSTFDVTKLKWLNGKYLREVLTPDEVASQLQAFLTLAGTPVPDDAYFRQVVAMLTPRLETLGEFMDKTAYFWTDEYSVTDKAQKLIAEGQDLLRAARDTLSGLPDFRHDTTDAALRALAETQGIKPGKLMQPLRAAVAGTSESPGLFEMLEALGQERVLARLDRAIQG; encoded by the coding sequence ATGACTGTCACCACCCGTATCGCCCCCAGCCCGACCGGCGACCCGCACGTCGGGACCGCGTACCAGGCGCTGTTCAACAGCGTGTTCGCCGCGCAGAACGGCGGGAAGTTCATCGTCCGCATCGAGGACACCGACCGCAACCGCTACAACGCGCAGAGCGAGGGCCGCATCCTCGACATGCTCGACTGGCTCGGCATCCACCCCGACGCCAGCCCCCGCAACGAGGACAGCCTCGGGCCGTACACGCAGTCCCTGCGCGCCGACCTGCACCGCCAGTACGCCATGCAGCTGCTCGACGCCGGGAAGGCGTACCGGGCGTTCGACACGCCCGAGGAGCTCGACGAGCGCCGCAGGGCCGCCGAGGCCCGCAAGGACAGTTACCTGGGCTACGACCGCCGTGACCGCGCCCTGACCCGCGAGGAGTCCGACGCGCGCGCCGGGGCCGGTGAGGCGTTCGTGATCCGGCTCGCGTCGCCGCTCGAAGGGCAGACGGTCGTCCGGGACCGCCTGCGCGGCGACGTGACCTTCCAGAACGCCGAACTCGACGACAAGGTCCTCCTGAAACGCGACGGGTTCCCCACGTACCACCTCGCGGCGATGGTGGACGATCACCTGATGGGCGTCACGCACGTCATCCGCGCCGAGGAATGGCTGACGAGCACGCCCACGCACATCCACATCCTGGAGGGCCTGGGGTGGGCGCAGCCGGAATGGATTCACACGCCGTGGCTGCTGTCGGCGGGCGGCAAGAAGTACAGCAAGCGGCGCGGCGACCCCAGCGTCGAGGACTTCCGCCGCATGGGCATCCTCCCGCAGGCCCTCCTGAACTACCTGGGCATGATGGGCTGGACCATGCCGGACGGCGAGGAGGTCTTCGGCGTGCAGGACATGGTGCGGCACTTCTCGTGGGAGCGCGTCAGCCTGGGCGGCAGCACCTTCGACGTCACCAAGCTGAAGTGGCTGAACGGCAAGTACCTGCGCGAGGTGCTGACGCCGGATGAGGTCGCCTCGCAGCTGCAGGCCTTCCTGACGCTGGCGGGCACGCCCGTCCCGGACGACGCGTACTTCCGGCAGGTGGTCGCCATGCTCACCCCGCGCCTGGAGACGCTGGGGGAGTTCATGGACAAGACCGCGTACTTCTGGACGGACGAGTACTCCGTGACCGACAAGGCGCAGAAACTCATCGCGGAAGGTCAGGACCTGCTGCGGGCCGCGCGGGACACGCTGTCTGGCCTGCCGGACTTCCGGCACGACACCACCGACGCCGCCCTGCGCGCCCTGGCCGAAACGCAGGGCATCAAGCCCGGCAAGCTGATGCAGCCGCTGCGGGCCGCCGTGGCGGGCACCTCTGAGTCGCCCGGCCTGTTCGAGATGCTCGAAGCGCTGGGCCAGGAGCGCGTGCTGGCACGCCTGGACCGCGCCATTCAGGGCTGA